The Prodigiosinella aquatilis region GCGCTGGCTAGCCAGTTCTTCTGTTAGTGCAGCCAATACATCACTCAACTGGGATTTTTCGTAGTGCAAGAAAAGTTCAGCTTGCAGGAGTGGGTAAACCAATATGACCTGACGCAACAGTTCTGTCTGGGTAACCGTTCGATGATGGATAATGATACTGGCAATCAGCGAGGGCAATACCAGCAAGTGTTGGATATTGTTACGGTAGTAGGTCATCAATACCGCTTGTTCACGCGGGAGAATGATAATGTCACCAACATTATCTTTTTCGACTTCAAACTTATCCATGCTCAATGCATGGTCGAGCAGTTCGGCCGCTGTTTTGTTGGGAACGGTGATGTCGGTAGCATAAGGAACATTACGCAGTATTTGCAGGTAACACTCCAGCTGTTCTTCCATCTGCTTGCGGGTCAAAGCACGCTGACGAGAAGCTAACAGCGCCGTAGAGCATAGGTTCATGGCGTTTGCCGCGGCCGAATTATTAATGCGGACCATGATATTCATGGCAATGTCCTGCACTGTGGGTGTCAACCAACTTGGGCGCTGGACTTCTATAGGATCAATGGCTTCCCGCCATTGTGGTACGTGCGAATTTAGGTAAGTCATTAAAGGCAGGGGTTCGCCAAAATTCACATACCCTTGTCCGAGATTACGTAGTTTGCGTAAACCACGCACCATCTGTATGAAACCCTCTTTTTCTTTAGTGGCGCCACGAAGTTCTCTGGCATAAGTAGCCACTTCCATCACATGTTCGTAGCCGATGTAGACAGGCACCAGGGTGATTGCTCGGGTACCACCACGCAGCATAGCTTGAATTGTCATCGATAGCGTGCCGGTTTTAGGTTCCAGCAGTCGTCCGGTACGGGAACGCCCACCTTCGACAAAATATTCTACGGAATAACCACGCGTGAATAGTTCACCCAGGTATTCTCGGAACAAGGTAGAGTAAAGTTTGTTGTTGAAAGTACGGCGGATAAAAAACGCGCCCAGGCGGCGGAAAATCGGGCCAGCTGGCCAGAAATTCAGATTAACGCCAGCAGCAATATGGGGTGGCACCAACCCTTGATGATAAAGCACATAGGAGAGCAGCAGATAATCCATATGGCTGCGGTGGCAGGGGACATAAACAATTTCGTGACCGTCTTGCGCCAGTTGGCGTACCCGTTCAGCATTGTGAACATTAATCCCTTGATAAAGGCGGTTCCAGGTCCAGCTCAACACCCGGTCCGACAATCGTACCACTTCATAAGAGAAATTCGCGGCAATTTCTTCCAACAACGCTATGGCATTCTGTTGTGCCTTCTCATGGGGGATTTTTTTTACACGAGCTTCATCATCAATTGCTTTGGTGATGGCATTTGACGTCAATAATTTGTTGAAAAGGTCTTGCCTTACTGGTAGCCGAGGCCCGACAGCGGCCAAACGTTGGCGGGCGAAGTGTATTCGCGCAACTCGGGCCAGCTTATGAGCGATGGTTTTATCAGTGCCATGTTCTGTCGCCATATAACGGAGCGATATTGGGCTGGAAAAACGGACAAAACTATCACGTCCTAACCATAAAACAGCAAAAAATTTCTCAATGCCGTTTAACAAACGCAGGTGTGGTGTGGCTTGATGTTGATTTTCGCGACCTGGCGAGCGACCAAACATCACTGAAACTGGCACCATCTGTACATCTAACGCCGGGTTACTACTATGCAGATCCAAATAGTCGTGAAACAGTTTTATGGATTTCTGCTTGGGGACGTAGTAGCGGAATACTCGTGGACCATCATTAATAAATACGTAGCTGGGCAACTCTTCACCATCAATAACCAATGGTTGTAAAGGGTCTGGTAGCCCCAGCGCCAGACATTTAGTCCGCAGCGTTAGTAGATCCGCTTTAGAGTTATAGGGCAACACATAGAAAACCGGACGTGAAGGATCTAAATCCAACTCAGCGACAGGATCATGAGGGATAATCTTACTCTTTACCAAGAGTTTAAGGGGGAAATTCAGTAAGTTATAGTAAATTCTACGCCAACCTGACATAACAACCAGAAGCCTCTTGTTAGCAACTCGCCGCAAGGATACCAGAAACCTCACTGGAGATCTGTGGTGATGAGACGATGATAGCGCGTTAAAATTGCGTTCAATCACGAATAAAGGAATGGAGTAAGTATGAATAAAGCAACTGGAATAGTCCGTATTATCAAAGCAACGGGATATTCCCTCCAGGGGTTGAAGCAGGCCTGGCGGCATGAAGCTGCATTTCGTCAGGAGTCATTACTCACTCTTGCCTCTATTATTATTGCTTGTTGGCTGCCAGTTTCAACAATTGAAAGGCTATTACTCATCGGGTCAGTTGTACTGATTGTATTATTTGAATTGGTCAATAGCGCTATCGAAGCGGTAGTCGACAGAGTGGGGCTGGAGTATCACGAATTATCGGGACGGGCGAAAGATATTGGCTCGGCAGCTGTTTTCGTCGCCTGTTTGTTGGCTGCTGTCGTCTGGATCTCACTACTGTGGAATCATTTTGCATGACGGCTTCCAGAATCGGAGAAAAAAGCGCTGAATGGCAATATCACGGTTCCCATCGACACCTTCCCTGTATATACTCACAGCTAAACTGTATAAACAACCAGGGGGCGGGATGAAAGAGTTAACAGCCAGACAACAGCAGGTTTATGATCTTATCCGTGATCATATCTCACAAACCGGTATGCCGCCTACACGGGCAGAGATTGCGCAGCAGTTGGGATTCCGTTCTCCTAATGCCGCAGAAGAGCATTTAAAGGCACTGGCACGCAAGGGTGTGATCGAGATTGTTACCGGCGCGTCCCGTGGTATCCGCTTGTTGATGGAAGAAGAAGATCTTGGATTGCCTTTGATTGGCCGGGTTGCGGCCGGTGAGCCCTTGCTGGCTCAACAGCATATTGAGTGCCATTACCAGGTTGATCCATCCATGTTTAAACCGAGCGCGGATTTTTTGCTAAGAGTCAGCGGAATGTCGATGAAAGATATCGGTATTCTGGATGGTGATCTACTGGCCGTGCATAAAACGCAAGATGTATATAATGGTCAGGTTGTTGTAGCGCGTATTGATGACGAAGTTACTGTTAAACGTCTAAAAAAACAAGGTAACATCATACAGTTACTGGCGGAAAACAGAGAATTCAAACCTATCGTTGTTGACTTGCGTGAACAGAGTTTTTCTATTGAAGGACTGGCGGTTGGTGTCATTCGTAACAGCGATTGGAACTGATATATTCCTTCATTTCCTTTATTCATCTCGGCCTTTAAAATGTAGCGCTCGCTCTTCTAATATGGGCGGGTGCGTCTTCAAGTGAGATGCCGTTATTTTACTTATTCCCTCCCTTTTACCAGCCATCTATTTCAGCAATTCATATTACAGTTTTTACTTTCTAAAGCGTTCTCCAAAAATATAAATTTTGAATAATCCTCCAGTACTTAGCGGACACTGATTGTGTGGTTCACCGTGGGATACTCGGGGGATAGGAAAATTGAGCCGCAACTATCGTTTTTTAGTGGTGATACTGTGATCGTGATTGCAATTTTCTCGGTGGTCGCATGATTCAACCTGCTGGCATGCACTGCATAATCCATGAGCCTCCACCACACTGTGACGCAAAATGAAATCTGACTGCTTAGCCAATTGCTGAAGATTTTCCTCAACACCGACTGTTTGTCGCTCTGTTACCTGGCCGCATCGGTCACAGATAAATAATGCGGATGTGTGATTATGCTCTTCGAAATGATGGCATAACACATAACTGTTAGTGGACTCGACTCGATGAATAAATCCCTGCTCCAGTAGAAAGTCGAGAGCACGGTAAACTGTAGGTGGTTTTGCCTGAGGTTCAGAAACACGGAGCAGATCCAGTAAATCGTAAG contains the following coding sequences:
- the lexA gene encoding transcriptional repressor LexA, coding for MKELTARQQQVYDLIRDHISQTGMPPTRAEIAQQLGFRSPNAAEEHLKALARKGVIEIVTGASRGIRLLMEEEDLGLPLIGRVAAGEPLLAQQHIECHYQVDPSMFKPSADFLLRVSGMSMKDIGILDGDLLAVHKTQDVYNGQVVVARIDDEVTVKRLKKQGNIIQLLAENREFKPIVVDLREQSFSIEGLAVGVIRNSDWN
- the zur gene encoding zinc uptake transcriptional repressor Zur: MDSINPVKLLALAEQLCQQRCVRLTPQRQEVLRLMAQQPGAISAYDLLDLLRVSEPQAKPPTVYRALDFLLEQGFIHRVESTNSYVLCHHFEEHNHTSALFICDRCGQVTERQTVGVEENLQQLAKQSDFILRHSVVEAHGLCSACQQVESCDHRENCNHDHSITTKKR
- the plsB gene encoding glycerol-3-phosphate 1-O-acyltransferase PlsB yields the protein MSGWRRIYYNLLNFPLKLLVKSKIIPHDPVAELDLDPSRPVFYVLPYNSKADLLTLRTKCLALGLPDPLQPLVIDGEELPSYVFINDGPRVFRYYVPKQKSIKLFHDYLDLHSSNPALDVQMVPVSVMFGRSPGRENQHQATPHLRLLNGIEKFFAVLWLGRDSFVRFSSPISLRYMATEHGTDKTIAHKLARVARIHFARQRLAAVGPRLPVRQDLFNKLLTSNAITKAIDDEARVKKIPHEKAQQNAIALLEEIAANFSYEVVRLSDRVLSWTWNRLYQGINVHNAERVRQLAQDGHEIVYVPCHRSHMDYLLLSYVLYHQGLVPPHIAAGVNLNFWPAGPIFRRLGAFFIRRTFNNKLYSTLFREYLGELFTRGYSVEYFVEGGRSRTGRLLEPKTGTLSMTIQAMLRGGTRAITLVPVYIGYEHVMEVATYARELRGATKEKEGFIQMVRGLRKLRNLGQGYVNFGEPLPLMTYLNSHVPQWREAIDPIEVQRPSWLTPTVQDIAMNIMVRINNSAAANAMNLCSTALLASRQRALTRKQMEEQLECYLQILRNVPYATDITVPNKTAAELLDHALSMDKFEVEKDNVGDIIILPREQAVLMTYYRNNIQHLLVLPSLIASIIIHHRTVTQTELLRQVILVYPLLQAELFLHYEKSQLSDVLAALTEELASQRLILIEENGLVLNPTRIRTLQLLSAGIRETLQRYAITLSLLSTNPSISRGMLEKESRNMAQRLSVLHGINAPEFFDKAVFSTLVNTLRTEGYINDTGDAIPENTLEIYSILRDLITPDVRLTIESASASEKSATPEIPPSVA
- a CDS encoding diacylglycerol kinase translates to MNKATGIVRIIKATGYSLQGLKQAWRHEAAFRQESLLTLASIIIACWLPVSTIERLLLIGSVVLIVLFELVNSAIEAVVDRVGLEYHELSGRAKDIGSAAVFVACLLAAVVWISLLWNHFA